One Mesotoga infera genomic region harbors:
- a CDS encoding purine-nucleoside phosphorylase, translated as MSISALQEELREYVENVKRAARFIEKEVELKPKVAVILGSGLGDVSNSLENAVSIPYDEIPGFPLSTAPGHKGELTFGNALHHNVMLMNGRFHFYEGYSMKTVTFPIRIMQELGVEVLLITNASGGLNPDFEVGRVMLIKDLINFMGDNPLIGQNVDEWGPRFPDMSEPIDRDLLDKALISAKELGIGVYEGVYVGVAGPNFETPAELRMMRRFGADAVGMSTVPEVVVARHAGIRVLGLSAISDKAVPEDLKPLTAEEVLEMAKRAGSDMSKLILKTLEKI; from the coding sequence ATGAGTATTTCTGCACTTCAAGAAGAGCTCAGGGAATATGTTGAAAACGTAAAGAGAGCTGCTCGTTTCATTGAAAAGGAAGTTGAGCTGAAGCCAAAAGTTGCTGTGATTCTAGGCAGTGGACTTGGAGATGTATCTAATAGTCTTGAAAACGCGGTATCAATTCCTTACGATGAGATTCCCGGCTTCCCGTTGTCAACTGCCCCCGGTCATAAGGGCGAGCTAACTTTCGGGAATGCCCTCCACCACAATGTGATGCTTATGAATGGACGTTTTCATTTTTACGAAGGGTACTCCATGAAAACTGTGACCTTCCCAATAAGGATAATGCAGGAATTGGGCGTAGAAGTACTTCTGATAACCAATGCTTCGGGCGGTCTGAACCCTGATTTCGAGGTAGGGAGAGTCATGCTGATAAAAGACCTCATCAACTTCATGGGTGACAATCCTCTGATAGGTCAAAATGTCGATGAATGGGGTCCACGCTTCCCGGATATGAGCGAGCCCATAGACAGGGATCTGTTGGACAAGGCGCTTATTTCTGCCAAAGAGCTTGGTATAGGTGTCTATGAAGGAGTTTACGTCGGTGTGGCCGGGCCAAATTTCGAGACTCCTGCTGAGCTAAGGATGATGAGAAGATTCGGCGCAGATGCTGTGGGTATGTCGACCGTGCCGGAAGTTGTAGTGGCACGTCACGCAGGTATCAGGGTGCTCGGCCTTTCTGCGATATCGGACAAAGCCGTTCCCGAGGATTTGAAGCCTCTTACAGCCGAGGAAGTCCTTGAAATGGCTAAGAGGGCAGGAAGCGATATGAGTAAGTTGATACTTAAGACTCTAGAAAAAATATAG
- a CDS encoding ABC transporter substrate-binding protein: MKKILLVTLTMLFLAFTAFASDPETFVNLTIGEPETLDPLHSYDTASGEVILNLYENLIQYDGESVTDYLPMVSTEVPSVENGLVNPEGTVFTFPIREGVKFHTGNVLTPADVEYSFERYILGDPSGGPQWMIIEALTAGSFASVEGWFEDYAGMPYSEAVDADRNVVSEEARQKLISFYEEVVSPKVKIEGNSVIFTLDAPWGPFMNTIAHFGSWAAITDSKWGIENGAWDGKADGWWKWHDLEPQESPFHNADAGSGPFKLVEWDSAQQKVVLERFDEYWAGPAAIKNVVIWGVDEFSTRKAIFEAGDADIAYFGAPYLDQAEALVGEGKAVVTQGYPTAAITSLHFNWLVAEGSEYLGSGKLDGNGVPRDFFSDIHVRRAFSFCYDGATFVDEVLNGLGELVPSDLPKGFLGYDETLPLPEFNLAKAAAEFKQAWGGEVWDKGFKLQILYNTGNDARQTIAEMLSYFVNSINPKFKVEPLGVQWPTYLAAQRNGFLPLFTIGWLADYPDPHNFIATYYASYGVYASRQGEPFQEWAAENVDAEISAAAVSVDNEERFNLYRSVQEKVIEAAVGIPLFMPTGLNVRAPWVEGWHPHLVRSGFYYYQLSKNQ, encoded by the coding sequence GTGAAAAAGATTTTACTGGTAACACTTACTATGCTTTTCTTAGCGTTCACTGCGTTTGCAAGCGACCCAGAAACGTTCGTGAATCTCACTATTGGTGAACCGGAGACTCTTGATCCGCTTCACTCATATGACACTGCAAGTGGAGAGGTTATTCTTAACCTTTATGAGAACCTAATCCAGTATGACGGTGAATCAGTCACGGACTATCTGCCGATGGTTTCGACCGAAGTTCCTAGTGTCGAAAACGGTCTTGTAAATCCAGAAGGAACAGTATTCACCTTCCCAATCAGAGAAGGCGTCAAGTTCCATACTGGTAATGTGCTGACTCCGGCAGACGTGGAATACTCATTCGAGAGATACATACTTGGCGATCCGTCAGGAGGACCTCAGTGGATGATTATCGAGGCACTTACCGCCGGTTCTTTTGCAAGCGTAGAGGGTTGGTTTGAAGACTACGCTGGAATGCCTTATTCAGAAGCAGTCGATGCTGACAGAAACGTTGTTTCTGAAGAGGCGAGACAGAAACTGATTTCCTTCTATGAGGAAGTTGTAAGCCCGAAGGTCAAGATTGAAGGTAATAGTGTTATTTTTACTCTTGATGCTCCTTGGGGACCTTTTATGAACACAATAGCTCACTTTGGTTCTTGGGCAGCCATTACCGACTCCAAGTGGGGAATCGAAAACGGTGCGTGGGACGGCAAAGCAGACGGTTGGTGGAAGTGGCATGATCTCGAACCCCAGGAGAGTCCATTCCATAACGCGGATGCAGGCTCAGGACCATTCAAGCTTGTTGAATGGGACTCAGCTCAGCAGAAGGTAGTTCTCGAAAGGTTTGACGAGTACTGGGCAGGCCCGGCTGCGATAAAGAATGTCGTTATTTGGGGCGTTGATGAATTCTCCACGAGAAAGGCGATTTTCGAAGCCGGAGATGCCGATATTGCATACTTTGGAGCTCCTTATCTGGATCAGGCAGAGGCACTTGTCGGTGAAGGTAAAGCAGTTGTTACGCAGGGCTATCCGACTGCAGCCATCACGTCTCTTCACTTTAACTGGCTAGTTGCTGAAGGCAGTGAGTATCTTGGCAGCGGAAAGCTTGATGGGAATGGCGTTCCAAGAGACTTCTTCTCAGACATTCATGTTAGAAGAGCTTTCTCTTTCTGCTATGACGGAGCAACATTCGTAGATGAAGTCCTGAATGGTCTTGGAGAGCTCGTTCCATCAGATCTCCCCAAAGGCTTCCTTGGATATGATGAAACTCTTCCTCTTCCAGAATTCAATCTTGCAAAGGCCGCTGCCGAGTTCAAGCAGGCGTGGGGCGGAGAAGTCTGGGATAAGGGTTTCAAGCTTCAGATACTGTACAATACAGGAAATGATGCAAGGCAGACTATAGCAGAGATGCTTTCCTACTTTGTCAACTCCATCAACCCGAAGTTCAAGGTAGAGCCTCTCGGAGTTCAGTGGCCAACCTACCTTGCGGCCCAGAGAAATGGATTCCTGCCTTTGTTCACGATTGGCTGGCTTGCAGACTATCCTGACCCGCACAATTTCATAGCTACTTACTACGCAAGCTATGGAGTTTATGCTTCAAGACAGGGCGAACCTTTCCAGGAATGGGCAGCTGAAAATGTTGATGCCGAAATAAGCGCTGCGGCAGTATCTGTCGATAACGAAGAGCGATTCAATCTCTATAGAAGCGTTCAGGAAAAGGTTATTGAAGCCGCCGTTGGTATTCCTCTCTTTATGCCGACGGGTCTTAACGTAAGGGCACCTTGGGTTGAAGGGTGGCATCCTCATCTAGTAAGATCAGGATTCTACTACTACCAGCTTTCTAAGAATCAGTAA
- a CDS encoding proline--tRNA ligase, with protein sequence MRFSQLYAPTLRDAPADADLVSIKLLVRGGFVRKVAAGIYSFLPLGLRVLKKIEEIVRQEMNAIGSQEILMPIIQPAELWHETGRWDDYGPEMMRMQDRHERFFTLGPTHEEIITHLLRNELKSYKQLPVSLYQIAMKYRDEIRPRFGLMRSREFLMKDAYSFHDSWPSLDETYRQFYGAYSRILERIGLEFLVVEADSGAIGGNESHEFNVLADYGESTLLYCDCGYAASDEKAEYLLKEEVQERKTSDLQLVPTPHSRTVEEVAHCLSVTPKDIVKSLIYKGRKGYYMALIRGNEELNESKLKAAIEDQTLAMATPQEVLDLLGVPIGFVGPIGLPKNVSIIADHTIKGLNSAVCGALKEGYHYFGVLPGRDFEIDSWHDLKMVTEGDPCPRCGIPMKSAKGIEVGHIFKLGTKYSEKMNGYVTDDQGNSIHYIMGCYGWGVSRTISAVIEQLYDENGIIWPLSVAPFEIIITAVNAKDPDVQKKSEEIYELLIEQGYDVLLDDREISPGMKFKDADLIGIPIRITLGKKLQQGIVEVKARTVKKPLEVNIQEGLDLLLEEIKKELSVYKPVSILGNE encoded by the coding sequence ATGAGGTTTTCACAGCTTTATGCTCCAACATTAAGAGATGCTCCAGCCGATGCCGACCTAGTAAGTATTAAACTTCTTGTCAGAGGCGGATTTGTCAGAAAAGTTGCCGCCGGTATCTACTCATTCCTTCCGCTTGGTCTCCGGGTTCTCAAGAAGATTGAAGAGATCGTTCGTCAAGAAATGAACGCGATCGGTTCTCAAGAGATCCTGATGCCAATCATACAGCCGGCAGAATTGTGGCACGAGACGGGCAGATGGGACGACTATGGCCCCGAAATGATGAGAATGCAGGACAGGCACGAGAGGTTCTTCACTCTCGGCCCGACCCATGAAGAGATTATCACTCATTTGCTGAGGAATGAACTGAAATCCTACAAGCAGCTTCCCGTATCTCTCTACCAGATTGCAATGAAATACAGGGATGAGATTCGTCCAAGATTCGGCCTCATGAGATCAAGAGAGTTCCTGATGAAGGACGCCTACAGTTTTCACGATTCATGGCCTTCTCTCGATGAAACATATAGACAGTTTTATGGAGCGTACAGCAGGATTTTGGAGAGAATTGGACTCGAATTCCTGGTTGTAGAAGCCGATTCTGGAGCAATAGGCGGAAATGAATCTCATGAATTCAACGTGCTTGCTGATTACGGAGAATCGACTTTGCTCTACTGCGACTGTGGCTACGCTGCTTCAGATGAGAAGGCGGAGTACCTATTGAAGGAAGAGGTCCAGGAAAGGAAAACCTCAGATCTGCAGCTGGTTCCCACACCACATTCCAGAACTGTGGAGGAAGTGGCTCACTGCCTGAGCGTAACTCCAAAGGACATCGTGAAATCGCTCATTTATAAAGGCAGAAAAGGGTATTATATGGCCCTAATTCGTGGAAACGAAGAGCTCAACGAATCGAAGCTCAAGGCCGCCATTGAAGATCAGACTCTTGCCATGGCGACCCCTCAGGAAGTACTGGATCTGCTAGGGGTACCGATTGGTTTCGTTGGCCCGATTGGACTTCCCAAGAACGTTTCAATAATAGCCGACCACACAATCAAAGGTTTAAATAGCGCCGTCTGCGGAGCTTTGAAGGAAGGATACCATTACTTCGGCGTTCTTCCGGGCCGTGATTTCGAGATAGACTCCTGGCATGATTTAAAAATGGTGACAGAGGGAGATCCGTGTCCCAGGTGCGGAATCCCGATGAAGTCGGCGAAAGGCATAGAGGTGGGACACATCTTCAAGCTTGGGACCAAGTATTCGGAGAAAATGAACGGGTATGTTACCGATGATCAGGGTAATAGTATTCATTATATTATGGGCTGTTATGGCTGGGGAGTGTCAAGAACTATTAGTGCCGTGATTGAGCAATTGTACGACGAAAATGGAATAATATGGCCTCTGTCTGTCGCTCCGTTTGAAATCATAATAACTGCCGTAAATGCTAAGGATCCCGATGTCCAGAAGAAATCCGAGGAAATCTATGAGCTTCTTATTGAGCAGGGCTACGATGTTCTCCTTGACGACAGAGAGATCTCTCCTGGAATGAAGTTCAAGGATGCAGACCTCATCGGGATTCCCATACGAATCACTCTGGGAAAGAAACTTCAGCAGGGCATTGTTGAGGTCAAAGCCAGAACTGTAAAGAAACCCCTTGAAGTAAATATCCAGGAAGGATTAGACCTTCTTCTAGAGGAGATAAAGAAAGAGTTGTCAGTTTATAAACCGGTTAGCATATTGGGGAACGAATGA